Proteins from a genomic interval of Pseudomonadota bacterium:
- the hemE gene encoding uroporphyrinogen decarboxylase, translated as MNDTFLKACKGEPVDYTPIWIMRQAGRYLPEYHTVRSKGSFLDLCKTPERAAEVTLQPVDILGVDAAILFSDILVPLEKMGAPLEFHENRGPVFPSPIRDQAAVDKLGIPDPEDDLGYVMETIRILRKELAGRVPLIGFSGAPFTLATYLIEGGSSKNYLNTKIMMYQDPGLYKSLLDKITDCQIVYLKGQAAAGAQALQIFDSWAGVLAPRDYREFAYPYVTRIIAALKEVTDIPLIYFANNGATLLDITKDCGSDVLGFDWRINLDEAVRRVGPKMSIQGNMDPLALFLPDDKLEERIKNVLNQAKGARGHIFNLGHGIVPQTDPAKAKLAVELVHKLSRR; from the coding sequence ATGAACGATACTTTTTTGAAAGCATGCAAGGGTGAGCCGGTTGATTATACGCCGATCTGGATTATGCGTCAGGCCGGGCGGTATCTTCCGGAATACCATACGGTACGGAGCAAGGGGTCTTTTCTGGATCTGTGCAAGACCCCGGAGCGGGCCGCGGAAGTAACCCTCCAGCCCGTGGATATTCTGGGGGTGGACGCGGCGATTCTTTTTTCAGACATTCTGGTGCCGTTAGAAAAAATGGGCGCGCCCCTTGAATTTCATGAAAATCGAGGGCCGGTTTTTCCCTCGCCGATCCGTGATCAGGCGGCAGTGGATAAGCTGGGGATTCCGGATCCGGAAGATGATCTCGGCTATGTAATGGAAACCATCCGCATTCTCAGAAAGGAGCTTGCCGGACGCGTGCCGCTCATCGGTTTTTCCGGGGCGCCGTTCACCCTGGCCACCTATCTTATTGAGGGCGGCTCATCGAAAAATTATCTGAACACCAAGATCATGATGTACCAGGATCCAGGGCTCTATAAATCACTCCTCGATAAAATTACCGATTGCCAGATTGTCTATCTCAAAGGTCAGGCCGCAGCCGGTGCTCAGGCCCTTCAGATTTTTGATTCCTGGGCCGGAGTGCTTGCGCCCCGGGACTATCGTGAATTCGCTTACCCTTACGTGACCCGGATTATTGCGGCTCTCAAGGAAGTTACGGATATTCCGCTGATCTATTTTGCCAATAACGGCGCAACCCTCCTTGATATAACCAAAGACTGCGGCTCGGATGTGCTTGGCTTTGACTGGCGGATTAATCTGGATGAAGCAGTGCGCCGGGTGGGACCGAAAATGTCGATTCAGGGAAATATGGATCCCCTGGCCTTGTTCCTGCCGGACGATAAACTTGAAGAGCGGATTAAGAATGTCTTGAATCAGGCCAAAGGCGCAAGAGGGCATATTTTCAACCTGGGGCACGGTATTGTGCCGCAGACTGATCCTGCCAAGGCAAAA